The Desulfobacterales bacterium genome window below encodes:
- a CDS encoding VacJ family lipoprotein has translation MKITKNSIMLILFFCGLLLLVPVLTMAGSEEQPGEVAVQAEQSGVGQIEEDEYEAEGEEADADIADPLLAWNTVWYHFNDRLYFWVLKPVAQGYKAVTPIDVRIVIRNFFHNLAAPIRLVNCVLQGKGEAAGHELGRFVVNTTVGILGLADPATGIIGPGPGAEDLGQTLGHYRIGNGFYLVWPFLGPSSLRDTVGRAGDYFLDPVSYLEEWETILAVNTFEQVNDTAFKIGDYEDLKEGALDPYVAIRNAYVQHRAEKVAE, from the coding sequence TTGAAGATAACAAAGAACAGTATCATGCTTATCCTGTTTTTCTGCGGCCTTCTGCTCCTGGTCCCGGTTTTGACCATGGCCGGGTCGGAGGAGCAACCAGGAGAGGTGGCGGTCCAAGCGGAACAAAGCGGGGTCGGTCAGATTGAGGAAGACGAGTATGAGGCTGAGGGGGAAGAGGCGGATGCAGACATTGCCGACCCTCTGCTGGCCTGGAACACGGTCTGGTACCATTTCAACGACCGGCTCTATTTCTGGGTGTTGAAGCCCGTGGCCCAAGGCTATAAGGCAGTCACGCCCATTGACGTCCGGATCGTGATCAGGAATTTTTTCCATAACCTGGCCGCCCCGATCCGGTTGGTCAACTGTGTGCTGCAGGGCAAGGGGGAGGCGGCCGGCCATGAATTGGGCCGTTTTGTCGTCAACACCACGGTTGGTATCCTCGGGCTTGCCGACCCGGCCACCGGGATTATCGGACCTGGGCCCGGGGCCGAGGATTTGGGTCAGACCCTCGGTCATTACCGGATCGGCAATGGTTTTTACCTGGTATGGCCCTTTCTCGGTCCTTCCAGCCTGCGGGATACCGTGGGCCGGGCCGGCGACTATTTCCTGGACCCGGTCAGCTATCTGGAGGAGTGGGAGACCATCCTGGCGGTCAATACCTTTGAGCAGGTCAACGACACCGCCTTTAAGATCGGGGATTACGAGGATCTGAAAGAGGGGGCCCTTGATCCCTATGTTGCCATCCGCAACGCCTATGTCCAGCATCGGGCCGAAAAGGTGGCGGAATAG
- a CDS encoding ABC transporter substrate-binding protein, with protein sequence MKTLSISLVLAVFVCLAGALPVTAGQPLDTIRTQVDRVLAVLGDPALQGEEHRLERKERIKEITLDMFNYYEVSRRTMGNNWKKLNKGQQQEFIDLYGALLLKIYLSRISRYTGQKVEFLHERMLSEKKAEVRSSIISESGTIPVSYRLIRVKDRWQVYDVIIEGVSLVKNYRSQFKNILARKSPAQLLELLRRKTA encoded by the coding sequence ATGAAAACATTGTCGATCTCACTTGTCCTGGCCGTGTTTGTCTGTCTTGCCGGTGCGCTTCCGGTAACGGCCGGCCAGCCCCTGGACACCATCCGGACCCAGGTCGACCGGGTCCTGGCGGTGCTGGGCGACCCTGCCTTGCAGGGCGAGGAACACCGGTTGGAAAGGAAGGAGCGGATCAAGGAGATTACCCTTGATATGTTCAACTATTATGAGGTCTCCCGCCGGACCATGGGGAATAACTGGAAAAAACTCAACAAGGGGCAGCAGCAGGAGTTCATCGATCTGTACGGCGCCCTGCTGCTTAAGATATACCTGAGCAGGATCTCCAGGTATACCGGACAAAAGGTGGAGTTTCTGCATGAAAGGATGCTGTCCGAGAAAAAGGCGGAGGTGCGGAGTTCGATTATCAGTGAGTCCGGCACGATCCCGGTAAGTTACCGGCTGATCCGCGTCAAGGACCGCTGGCAGGTCTATGACGTGATCATCGAGGGGGTCAGCCTGGTGAAGAATTATCGCAGCCAGTTCAAGAACATACTGGCCAGAAAATCACCGGCCCAGCTGCTGGAACTCCTGCGCAGGAAGACGGCTTGA
- a CDS encoding ABC transporter permease has protein sequence MDNKRPENAPLRSGPVFFMPLALLGRRFLDIVDELGGVAIFFGKSFFYIFRRGQFSAIVQQVYYIGVRSVNIVILVGLFVGMVIALQMYHVLIDYGSVGVLGSAVSLSLIREMGPVLTAIMITARAGSSMAAEIGIQRISEQIDALDTMRIDPLMYLVSPRIAAAIISFPLLTTMFDLVGIIGGYFTGVVLMGINSGAYTSGVITSVKMEDINGGLTKAVVFAVLVATICCYQGFFTHTRTDGYGAKGVGLSTTSAVVASCVLILISDYVLSSFLL, from the coding sequence GACCCGAGAATGCGCCGTTGCGATCAGGGCCTGTTTTTTTTATGCCCCTGGCGCTGCTGGGACGCAGATTCCTTGATATCGTCGATGAGTTGGGCGGGGTTGCCATCTTTTTCGGCAAATCGTTTTTCTATATCTTCCGGCGGGGCCAGTTCAGCGCCATTGTCCAGCAGGTCTATTACATCGGCGTCAGGTCGGTGAACATCGTCATCCTGGTGGGCCTGTTCGTCGGCATGGTCATTGCCCTGCAGATGTATCATGTGCTGATCGACTACGGCTCGGTGGGGGTGCTGGGCTCGGCGGTCTCCCTGTCGTTGATTCGCGAGATGGGACCGGTGCTGACCGCGATCATGATAACCGCCCGGGCCGGTTCCTCCATGGCGGCGGAGATCGGCATCCAGCGGATTTCGGAACAGATCGACGCCCTTGACACCATGCGGATCGACCCCTTGATGTACCTGGTCAGCCCCAGGATCGCGGCGGCGATTATCAGCTTTCCGTTGCTGACCACCATGTTCGACCTGGTGGGGATCATCGGCGGGTATTTTACCGGCGTTGTTTTAATGGGGATCAACAGCGGCGCCTATACCAGCGGGGTGATCACCAGCGTCAAGATGGAAGATATCAACGGCGGCCTGACCAAGGCCGTGGTCTTTGCGGTGCTGGTGGCCACCATCTGTTGTTATCAGGGGTTTTTTACCCATACCCGTACCGACGGGTACGGCGCCAAGGGGGTCGGCCTCTCCACCACCTCGGCGGTGGTCGCCTCCTGCGTGCTGATCCTGATAAGCGATTATGTCCTGAGTTCCTTTTTGTTATAG
- a CDS encoding ATP-binding cassette domain-containing protein → MRELYRRLALYPVLTTEILIATFFITLLSLASPLFVIQVLNRYVTFGFSGTLITLTMGMMVAIVMQFAFRMIRTKIAAVISVEPDIDLSRKVLHVLTRAKALPIGNIPKPAIHETVNGLQAIKAAYSAAGITSILDAPFALIFLLASFFISPALALISLAGVVLSLIGGAFALKFSNRIAEQLKNSTLAHRASVLAAANNIDTVRSFRGIDFLKTIWDNQIRSLTEVQQRDADIKEFSQTQFLTISVLMSVVLYAVGAMEVVQGKLTVGALIGANILAGRAFSSTTRFVQTSYLLAKAGQAFRDLATFFKLPLEPGTGTGLASYSGAIEFKDLGLAFPGSKNPLFESLSLKIQPGEVLTVTGHNGAGKTSLLRLLAGLLEPSRGEILVDEINLMQIAPEWWRSQLIYLPQEPTFLNATIRDSITMANPELDNSGLNQVVNLADLRSYLDKSPRGLETELLENGRNLPLGIRRRIALARGLATNGRLVLFDEPTEGLDIEGRRAVYAVMNKLIKEKKTMVVVSGDPVILKDAPFVLDLSRKPVPEIVTGNNKGQTP, encoded by the coding sequence ATGAGAGAACTCTACCGCCGCCTGGCCCTGTATCCGGTACTGACAACGGAAATACTTATCGCCACCTTTTTCATCACCCTGCTCTCCCTGGCCTCGCCCCTGTTCGTGATCCAGGTGTTGAACCGGTACGTCACCTTCGGCTTCAGCGGCACCCTGATCACCCTGACCATGGGGATGATGGTGGCGATTGTGATGCAGTTCGCCTTCCGGATGATCAGGACCAAAATCGCCGCGGTGATCAGCGTGGAGCCGGACATCGATCTTTCCCGCAAGGTTCTCCATGTCCTGACCAGGGCCAAGGCCCTGCCCATCGGCAATATTCCCAAACCGGCTATCCACGAAACCGTGAACGGCCTGCAGGCGATCAAGGCCGCCTACAGCGCCGCTGGCATAACCTCCATTCTCGACGCTCCTTTTGCGCTGATTTTCCTCCTGGCCTCCTTTTTCATCAGCCCGGCTCTGGCCCTGATCTCGCTGGCCGGGGTGGTCCTCAGCCTGATCGGCGGGGCGTTTGCCCTTAAATTTTCCAACCGGATCGCCGAACAGCTGAAAAATTCAACCCTTGCCCATCGCGCTTCGGTCCTGGCAGCGGCCAATAATATCGACACCGTCCGTTCATTCCGGGGCATCGACTTTCTCAAGACCATCTGGGACAATCAGATCAGGTCCCTGACCGAGGTCCAGCAGCGGGATGCTGATATCAAGGAGTTCTCCCAGACCCAGTTTCTGACCATAAGCGTCCTGATGAGCGTGGTCCTCTATGCAGTGGGCGCGATGGAGGTGGTACAGGGCAAGCTGACCGTCGGCGCCCTGATCGGGGCCAATATCCTGGCCGGCCGCGCCTTCTCCTCGACCACCCGGTTCGTCCAGACCTCCTATCTGCTGGCCAAGGCCGGCCAGGCGTTCAGGGATCTGGCCACCTTTTTTAAACTGCCGCTGGAACCGGGGACCGGCACCGGTCTGGCCTCCTATTCCGGGGCCATCGAGTTCAAGGACCTGGGCCTGGCCTTTCCCGGCAGCAAGAACCCGCTGTTCGAGTCCCTGAGCCTGAAAATCCAACCGGGCGAGGTGCTGACCGTGACCGGCCATAACGGCGCCGGCAAGACCTCTCTGCTCCGGTTGCTGGCCGGCCTGCTTGAACCCTCCCGGGGCGAGATACTGGTCGACGAAATCAACCTGATGCAGATTGCCCCGGAGTGGTGGCGGAGCCAACTTATCTACCTGCCCCAGGAACCGACCTTTCTCAATGCCACCATCCGGGATTCCATTACCATGGCCAACCCGGAGCTGGACAACAGCGGGCTCAACCAGGTGGTCAACCTGGCCGACCTCCGCAGTTATCTCGACAAAAGCCCCAGGGGACTGGAAACCGAACTCCTTGAAAACGGCCGCAACCTGCCGCTGGGCATCCGCCGGCGCATTGCCCTGGCCAGGGGACTGGCCACCAACGGACGGCTGGTCCTGTTCGACGAGCCCACCGAGGGTCTGGACATTGAGGGCCGGCGGGCCGTATATGCGGTTATGAACAAACTGATCAAGGAAAAGAAAACCATGGTCGTTGTTTCCGGCGACCCGGTCATCCTCAAGGATGCCCCGTTTGTCCTTGACCTGAGCCGGAAACCGGTCCCGGAAATTGTCACTGGAAACAACAAGGGACAGACCCCGTGA
- a CDS encoding HlyD family type I secretion periplasmic adaptor subunit, which produces MKQPDSLTKKSPGHDSPANRVKATTHLFWAMCVGLCLLFFAWAWFGKLDIVSQANGRVVPSSKIKHIQHLEGGIVEKILVREGAAVTAGQPLVILERVSSNASVQELQSRIAGLETDIARLDGLATGHDQPQFPEQLARNHPELVSQARELFTAQFQKYQSGQAAQRELLTQRRQDIIEIETRIRNSRRDLEFLEKQIAISAALLKDDLTTEYKHLGFLREKSKLTSRIEENETALIRARSALEGAEDKLKRLEHSFQQEIKQELKENRQELGEFLQRLKKFTNSLQRTTIRSPVDGLIKSLYIVTVGGVIGPGKTIMDIVPTGDRLVIEAHLRIQDIGFVRKGQKVVVKLPSRDARRYGKLDGTVIHISPDAFVTSQGQTFYTVRIRTEKNYFEWEGHRYDLVPGMMVTTYIHTGRRTVLAYMLDPLFTSMGYALQER; this is translated from the coding sequence GTGAAGCAGCCGGACAGCTTAACAAAAAAATCGCCGGGCCACGATTCGCCGGCCAACCGGGTCAAGGCAACAACCCACCTCTTCTGGGCGATGTGCGTGGGCCTTTGTCTGCTCTTCTTTGCCTGGGCCTGGTTCGGCAAGCTGGATATAGTCAGTCAGGCCAACGGCCGGGTGGTGCCGAGCAGCAAAATCAAGCATATCCAGCATCTGGAGGGCGGTATTGTCGAAAAAATCCTGGTCAGGGAGGGCGCCGCGGTCACGGCCGGCCAGCCCCTGGTTATTCTGGAGAGGGTCAGCAGCAACGCCAGCGTCCAGGAGCTGCAGAGTAGGATCGCGGGCCTTGAGACGGACATCGCCCGACTCGACGGCCTGGCAACCGGTCACGACCAGCCGCAGTTCCCGGAACAACTCGCCCGCAACCATCCCGAACTGGTCTCCCAGGCCCGGGAACTGTTCACGGCCCAGTTCCAGAAGTACCAGAGCGGCCAGGCGGCCCAGCGCGAACTCCTTACCCAGCGCAGGCAGGACATCATCGAAATCGAGACCAGGATCAGAAACAGCCGGCGCGATCTGGAGTTTCTGGAGAAACAGATAGCCATCAGCGCCGCGCTTTTAAAGGACGACCTGACCACTGAATATAAACACCTGGGTTTTCTACGTGAAAAGTCCAAGCTGACCAGCAGGATAGAGGAGAATGAAACCGCGCTGATCCGGGCCCGTTCGGCCTTGGAAGGGGCTGAGGACAAGTTGAAACGGCTGGAGCATTCCTTTCAGCAGGAGATTAAGCAAGAGTTGAAAGAGAACAGACAGGAACTGGGGGAATTCCTGCAACGGCTGAAAAAATTTACCAACAGCCTGCAGCGCACCACTATCCGCTCGCCGGTGGACGGCCTGATAAAGAGCCTTTACATCGTCACCGTCGGCGGGGTGATCGGCCCCGGCAAGACGATCATGGATATCGTGCCCACCGGCGACCGCCTGGTGATCGAGGCCCATCTGCGGATCCAGGATATCGGCTTTGTCCGCAAGGGTCAGAAGGTGGTGGTCAAGCTGCCGTCCAGGGATGCCCGGCGCTACGGCAAACTGGACGGCACGGTGATCCACATAAGTCCCGACGCCTTTGTTACCTCGCAGGGCCAGACCTTTTACACCGTGCGAATCAGGACCGAGAAGAATTACTTTGAATGGGAAGGGCACCGGTACGATCTCGTACCGGGCATGATGGTGACAACCTATATCCACACCGGCCGGCGCACGGTGTTGGCATACATGCTGGATCCCCTGTTCACCTCCATGGGCTACGCCTTGCAGGAACGGTGA
- a CDS encoding ATP-binding cassette domain-containing protein — protein MRDRQTLIKFENVSKSFGSKQVLDRVNLEIFDNQTTTIIGKSGSGKSVLLKHIIGLLNPDEGVISFRGKPLTAMGRRDWDEYRSQISFCFQNNALFDSLTVFENIALPLRKTTRLSHREVDAKVFARLEQMELIEVPDKYPADLSGGMQKRVALARALITDPGIVLFDEPTTGQDPIRKNAILGMIAQYQKKFGFTTIMISHELPDVFFISDRILVLYDKKIVFQGNFQELQGFDHPFVDEFVNSLEEVQLELHGLWAQLRDEAREERHEGEEGEDDGFTVIVLEVENMDRFSEHFGQAGSQTFLQTLGSRINSYFSSRGLSNRCGPARFVSILVTCNIAQTETLLADFAGKIQAAGAELAPEAVLLPENSEQGVGVRIIGGIAKGTPAETIADISERALAEGRLVAQFTYTTRA, from the coding sequence TTGCGAGACCGACAAACACTGATAAAATTCGAAAACGTTTCCAAGAGTTTCGGTTCCAAGCAGGTCCTGGACCGGGTCAACCTGGAGATTTTCGACAACCAGACCACCACCATCATCGGCAAGAGCGGTTCCGGTAAAAGCGTGCTGCTCAAGCATATCATCGGTCTGCTTAATCCGGACGAGGGGGTGATCTCCTTCCGCGGCAAGCCGTTGACCGCCATGGGCCGGCGGGACTGGGACGAGTACCGGAGCCAGATCAGCTTCTGTTTCCAGAACAACGCCCTGTTCGACTCCCTGACCGTGTTCGAGAACATCGCCCTGCCGTTGCGCAAGACCACCCGGCTGTCGCACCGGGAGGTCGATGCCAAGGTGTTTGCCCGCCTTGAGCAGATGGAATTGATCGAGGTGCCGGACAAGTATCCGGCCGATCTCTCCGGCGGCATGCAGAAACGGGTCGCCCTGGCCCGGGCCCTGATAACCGATCCCGGGATCGTTTTATTCGACGAGCCCACCACCGGCCAGGACCCGATCCGCAAGAACGCCATCCTGGGCATGATCGCCCAGTACCAGAAGAAATTCGGCTTTACCACGATCATGATCAGCCACGAATTGCCTGATGTTTTTTTTATCTCCGACCGGATCCTGGTCCTCTATGACAAGAAGATCGTCTTTCAGGGCAATTTTCAGGAACTGCAGGGGTTTGACCATCCCTTTGTCGATGAGTTCGTCAACAGCCTGGAAGAGGTCCAGCTCGAGCTGCACGGCCTGTGGGCCCAGTTGCGGGATGAGGCCCGGGAAGAGCGGCACGAGGGGGAGGAGGGAGAGGATGACGGTTTTACCGTGATCGTCCTTGAGGTGGAGAATATGGATAGGTTCAGCGAACATTTCGGCCAGGCCGGTTCGCAGACCTTTCTGCAGACCCTTGGCTCCCGGATAAACAGCTATTTCAGCAGCCGGGGGCTATCGAACCGCTGCGGTCCGGCCCGGTTCGTTTCCATCCTGGTGACCTGCAATATCGCCCAGACGGAAACCTTGCTGGCGGATTTTGCCGGAAAAATCCAGGCCGCCGGCGCGGAGCTGGCGCCGGAGGCGGTACTGCTGCCGGAAAACAGTGAACAAGGCGTCGGGGTGCGGATCATTGGCGGAATTGCCAAGGGTACGCCGGCCGAGACCATTGCCGATATCTCGGAGCGGGCCCTGGCCGAGGGCCGGCTGGTTGCACAATTCACTTATACCACAAGGGCATAA
- the mlaD gene encoding outer membrane lipid asymmetry maintenance protein MlaD gives MKKYAMETVVGVFVLVGLLGIAYMTVNFAEVSFWGDKGYSLTAKFNTITGLKTGASVEMLGMKIGRVERFVMDQKNQQAAVVLDIDKGIIVYDDAIASIKTRGLIGDRYVSIDPGGAGDRLEPGGVITETESPVDIEELISKYAFGDVESK, from the coding sequence ATGAAGAAGTATGCCATGGAAACGGTTGTCGGTGTTTTTGTCTTGGTTGGTCTCCTCGGCATCGCCTACATGACGGTCAATTTCGCTGAAGTGAGTTTCTGGGGCGACAAGGGCTATTCGCTCACGGCAAAGTTCAACACCATAACCGGCCTCAAGACCGGGGCGTCGGTGGAGATGCTCGGCATGAAAATCGGCCGGGTGGAACGGTTCGTGATGGACCAGAAGAATCAGCAGGCCGCGGTGGTACTTGATATTGACAAGGGAATCATTGTGTACGACGACGCCATTGCCTCGATTAAGACCCGGGGATTGATCGGCGATCGTTACGTGAGTATCGATCCCGGCGGCGCCGGCGACCGGCTCGAGCCCGGCGGCGTTATTACCGAGACCGAGTCGCCGGTGGATATCGAGGAGTTGATCAGCAAATACGCCTTTGGCGACGTTGAGAGCAAATAG